The genomic window GAAGCTCGCTTTCAAACGTTCATGAATCATAGTCCCGCCGTTGCCTGGATTACCAATGAACATGGTCAGATAGTCTATTTGAGCCAAACTTATTTCCGCACCCTGCAACTTCCCGGTGAAACACCAGAGGATGTGATTGGCAAGACAGCTTTTGATATCTATCCGGCGGAAATTGCCCAGCAGATTGTGAATAATATTCGCCATGTGGTACAGACTCAGCAAATCCAGGAAACTATCGAACAAGCCCCCAAGCGAGACGGCACACTGGGCGATTTCTTAGTCTATAAATTCCCTCTACCGCGAACGACTGGAGAATCACTAGTTGGTGGCGTTGCCGTTGATATTACCGATAAAATTCGTGCAGAACAGGCATTACAACAACTCAATCAAGAACTCGAAACCAGAGTTGCAGAACGCACAGCCGCTTTACAAGAAAGTGAAGAACGCTGGCATTTGGCAGTGCGAGGCAGTAATGATGGGATTTGGGACAATAACATCAAAACGAATGAAATTTTCTTCTCGACTCGTTGGGAAGAAATGCTGGGCTTCACTAGTTATGAACTTAGTCGCAGTCGAGAAGGATGGTCAAGCCGCATTCATCCTGAAGATCATGATCGCATCATCAAGGTGATCGCTGACCATTTAGCCCACAAGACACCATTTTTCCAAGAAGAATACCGGGTACAATGCAAAGATGGCTCTTATATATGGGTATTAGATCGGGGTCAGGCATTGTGGGACGAAGCAGGCAATGCCATTCGCATGAGTGGCTCGTCTACAGATATTACCAGACGCAAACAGGCTGAAGCCGAGTTGTTGGAAGTTTCTCGATTGCAACAAGCAATTTTGGAATGTACTGATTATGCGATTATTTCCCTCAATTCCCAGGGTATTATCCAAAGCTTTAATATTGCTGCTCAACGAATGCTGGGTTATACCGCAGATGAAGTGATTGGTCGGGTAACGCCTGAAATATTTCACGACCCAAAAGAACTGAAGCAAGAAGCAGAGAGACTCTCACAAAAATTGGGCAGGGAAATTCCACCGGGGGTAGAATTTTTTCAAATCGTCGCCCAAATAGAAAGCAGTTATGAGCAGGAATGGACTTACATCCGTCAAGACGGTTCGCGTTTTCCCGTATTGCTCTCGATAAAAGTCCTGTACAACTTAGAAGGAGAGACAATTGGATGTTTGGGGACTGCCAAAGATATCACCCAGCAAAAACATCTAGAAAGTCAATTACGCAAGAATACAGCCAACCTCGCCACCGCTCAACGAATTGCTGATATGGGTAGTTGGGAATTTGACTTGCAAACCCAAAAGATTATTTGGTCAGAAGAGGTCTTTCGTATCTTTGGATATGATCCAGCATCTGGTACACCCAGCTATGAAGAATTACTCCAGTCCACCCATCCAGACGATCGCGACAATTTTAATTTTACTGTCCAGCAAACGATTATCAATGGACAGCCTTACCAAATAGAGTCCCGATTTACTCGCGCCGATGGAAGTTTACTCCATGTACTAGCACGAGGCGAAGCGATCTTGAATGCAAATGGCGAACCCATGCGGTTGTTCGGCATTGTCCAGGATATTACTGCAAGCAAACAAGTAGAAGAAGCCCTGCGCCAGAGTGAACACCGCTATGCCACCTTAGCAGAAGCATCTCCAGTAGCTATTCTTCGGTTTGATACGGCTGGTAATTGCATCTATGTCAACGAGCGTTGGTCAGAAATGACAGGTAGACCCACACACACAGCATTAGAAAAGGGCTGGATGGAGGTTTTACACCCAGAAGATCGTGATCATTTGGTATTCTTATTTTGTTGTTTGCAATTTACCCAGTGGATAGAGAGCTTGCAGCTAAAAGATGACTCTCGTCTGCTTGTGGAATGGTCTAGATTATTTAAGCAAGGCGGATTTTTTCGCAGCGAAGGCAGATTGGTAAATTCAGATGGAAGCATTATCTGGGTTTACTGTCAAGCACTACCTGAAACCAACCCCAGTGGTAATATTATCGGTCATGTCGGAACTCTGACAGATATTAGCGATCGCAAACAATTTGAGTTAGAAGTTATTCAAAATCGAGATTTGCGAGAAGCCATCTTTAACGAATCCGCCGATGCGATTTTCTTAGTAGACACCGATACCCAATTAATTTTTGACTGTAATCGTCGCGCAGTTGAGTTATTTGAAGCCTCAAGCAAAGAGGAATTAATCAATATTGATGGTCATACGCTGCAACGTCACCAATTTACCCCCCAGGAATTAGGAGAAATTACAGAGCAATTGGAGCAAAAATCTTTTTGGAGTCAGGAAATTGAATATGTGACCAGTAAAGGTAATCTCTTTTGGGGTAATTTAGCCGCTAAACAAATTACCGTAGCTGGGAAGGTCATTAACTTGGTGCGAGTGAGCGATATCAGCGATCGCAAGAAAACGATAGAACAGATTCAGCGATCGCTAGAAGAGAAAGACACATTACTCAAAGAAATTCACCATCGAGTTAAAAACAACCTGCAAATTATCTCCAGCTTACTGAGAATGCAAACTAGACGAACTGGGGATGAAACAACCTTGATGCTATTTCAAGAGTCCCAAAATCGTGTCCAATCGATGGCTTTGATTCATGAACAACTGTATCAATCGGCAGATATTTGTCAAATTGACTTTGGTGACTACATCCGCAGTCTGACAGATAATTTGTTTCGTAGCTACGGAGTCAGTCAAAGAAAGATTACCCTCAATGTAGAAACAAATGGCATCAAATTGACTCTTGATAATGCTATTCCCTGCGGATTGATGATTAACGAATTAGTTTCTAATTGCCTGAAATATGCTTTTCCCGAACAACAGCAGGGAAATATTACGATTTGTTTGGAAGCAGTCCCAGAAAATCAAATAATTTTGATTGTTAAAGATAATGGCGTTGGTATTCCCGAAACATTCGATTGGCAAAATAGCAACACTTTAGGCTTGAGGATTGTGAGAAATCTGACGAGACAGTTAAAAGGTAATATGATTTTAAAGCGCGATCGCGGTACGAGTTTTTATATTTACTTTGCCCAGTAATGGGGATACCAGAATTAACTGCACAAAAAACCCCACCCCGCCAAAACTACGTTTTGTCTCCCCTCCCCGCTTGCGGGGAGGGGATTAAGGGGTGGGGTAAAAAGTAGCTGGGATAAGCGTTATAAATCCTAAAACAACTAACCTGCACGCTGCTCTGTTAGCACTTGATAAGCATAATTGAAATCATCGGTACTAATCTTGATTTCCGTGGGGTCTGTCAGACCTTCCGAGCGAAAACGGCGGATAGCTTCTACAGCAGCTTGATTGCTGAGTAAAGTTAAATCTGCACCATTCCAGTCCTTGGTCATCTCTGCCCAATATGGCAAATCCACATCTTGCAGTGGTCGTCCTTGACAATGGACTTCCAGAATCGCCAACCGACTAGCTAAATCAGGTAAATCTACCTTCATCTGTAAATCTAAGCGTCCAGCGCGTAATAAAGCTGGGTCAAGGGCATCAGGTCGATTGGTCGCCCCAATCACTAAAATAGTGCTACCTACCTCTATCCCGTCTAACTCCGTGAGTAATTGTCCGACGACGCGATCGTTTACTCCCGAATCACCACTGAAACTGCCTCGTGCTGGGGCTAAGGTATCAATTTCATCAATAAATACTACGCAAGGTTCGGCTTGACGCGCCTTCGCAAATAATTCGCGCACCGCCTGTTCACTCGCACCTACCCAACGGCTGAGTAATTCCGGGCCGTTCACACCAATAAAATTAGCTCTAGCTTGGGACGCAACGGCTTTGGCTAGTAAAGTTTTGCCTGTTCCTGGAGGCCCCCACAACAAGATACCCTTGGGTGCAAGGGCTTTAGTTTGCAGGTAAAGTTCTGGATACAGTAACGCCCCTTCGACTGATTCCCGTAGGGTTTGCTTAATGTTATCCAAACCGCCAATGTCTTCCCAGGCGATGTGGGGAACTTCTACTTCCACACTCCGCAAGACGGCTGGTTTGATTTCCTTGAGTGCTTGTAAAAAGTCAGCTTGGCTAACGGTCATATTCTCTGGAATGTCTCCTTCAATCGAAGGAATTTGACGGCGGAGGGCAGTGTAGGCAGCCTTTTGACAGACAGCTTTCAAGTCAGCCCCTACAAATCCTACCGCCCGTTCTGCGATCGCATCCAGATCAACAGTCTCTTCCAAAGGCATAGCACGACTGAGAATTTGCAGAATTTCTCTGCGTCCTTTCACATCTGGGACACGAAACTGCACTTCCCGGTCAAACCTTCCCGGACGACGCAAAGCTGGGTCAAGATGTTCGGGACGGTTCGTAGCAGCCAGCACAATCACACCTTGACTGTGAGAGAAACCGTCCATCAAGCTCAATAGTTGGGCTACCAGGCGTTTTTCTACTTCGCCTTCCACCGCACTCCGGTCTGGGGCTAAACTATCAATTTCATCAATAAAGATAATACAGGGAGCATTCTTAGCGGCTTTCTCAAAAATACCCCGCAGTCTTTGTTCCGCTTCCCCGTAATATTTGCTGATGACTTCTGGCCCTACCAAGGCAATGTAATTAACGCCGAGTTCTTCAGCTAAAGCCCGCGCTGTTAGGGTTTTACCAGTTCCAGGAGGGCCAACTAACAGTACACCCCTTGTAGCTTCCAGTCCCAATTTCGCCAGCAAATCAGGACGTTTTAAGGGGATAGCAATCAGTTCTTTCAGTTCTTTAAGAATTTCACCCAGTCCCCCGACATCTTTTAAAGCATCACCAGAGGGGGAATCAGGTGGTGGCACAACCTCAGCATCTCCCCCACCACCACCACCATTAGGATTAGGAGCAGGTTGAGTGCGGATACGGCTTGTACCAATATCGTTACCCATATTATTAGGACGTGGTATTCCCCTACTACGAGGAATACCACTCATTGGACGCGAGTTAATCTGCACATCCGTCTTAATTTCGCCTTTCTCAATCTTATCCTCTAAAGTTTTCACTAATTCTAATAATTGCTCAAATCCCTTGAATAATTCACTCATACAATTACTCCAAAAATATTACTTTTCTTTTGTGGTATGGCGTTTCCTAATCAAATGAGGTATATCATAGCCCCCTCCTTGCCTGCGGGGAGGGGGTTGGGGGTGGGGTTCTTGTACCTCACTAAAGCGAGAACCGCTATATTCATCGTTTATTTGCAGTTAATTCCTCAACTTCAAATAAAAGATTCGCTGCCCCTTGAATCCGCGCGATCGGTTCAACAGATCGCGGTAATCCGGGTAAGCGAATAATTGTTTGTTCTGGAAATAAACTGCCATCAATTTCTACCTCTTGACTGTAGCGATTCTGCACCACATAACGCTGACTAACACCCATTTTCTTCAGGGATTCTGTTAAACGTATGTGTTCAGATATAATTGCCGCTTCCGACTGAATGACACCAATAAATTGAGTATGTTGGGGATTTTTTAGTTTCTTTTGTGCTTGTACAACTTGTTGGCGTAAGTGGCGCAATCGCCCAATAAAATCAACTCTACCCAAAACATCTTGATATTTGATCCACAGCTTAAATATCCAAGATAACCAATCCCCTAAAGCCGATGGCATCTCTAAAAAACTCAGCAGATGACCCGTTGGGGCTGTATCTAAAATAATTAAATCTTGCTGGTTACTATCTAACAAATCCATCACAGTCACCAGGGATAACATCTCATCAATTCCCGGTAAAGCCTGAGACATAATTTGCCGCCACGCCTCTGGAACGTAGGCAACATTTACTGTTGTCTCTGTTTGCGAACCTTCACCGCTAATCATATCTGCTAATTCCCAGAGATAATCTGAGCGGAATTGTTCTAAAACTCTATTAGCATCAATTTCTTGTCCACTCAAATTAGATGCTAGAGACGTAGGTTCATGACCAAACTCTTTACCAAAAGCATCGCCTAGAGAGTGGGCTGGATCTATTGAAATTACTCGGATTCTTTTCTGGGGATGTTGTTGAGCAGAAGCCCAAGCGATCGCAGCTGCTACTGTTGTTTTTCCTACCCCTCCTTTACCCCCAACAATGATTAATTGACATCCTTCATTTAAAAAATCATTGAAGCTAGGTAAAACTTTATTCGGCCATTGAATCGTCGGTGGTGGAGCAAGTTCTACACTCTCAATTTTTTGAATTTGGGATGCTAAAGCATCTAAAGATACCCCACCCAAGGGTTCTACTCTCTGTTGAGGAACGATGAAAACAGGTTGGTTAGGTACAAGTTCTAAATATTTTTTGATGAGATTTTGCTGTTCAGCATAACGGTCTAGTTCTATATCTGCATTTGTCAACACTCGATTGATAAATAAACCAGCATAAGGAACTTCTAGGGTTTCTAAACTATTAATAAACCGTTCAGTTTCTAAGAAACACATAGGTTCAGAAATACCGACCACTAAGCAACCGGTAAAGGTTTCATCTTGCAGTAAACGCCTACCTTCTGCTAGTTGGGTTTTCATTTCTACCAAAAAGTTATCGACTTCATCAGCCGTATAACTACCTCTAAAAGTTTTGGTGATGACCCGGTGCTTTTCTTGGAACAATTCTAAGGAATTTAAAATAACATCTAAGAAATCTTTTAAGCGCAATAAATTTAATGTATGCCCAGAAGGGGCCATGTCTACAACTACACGATCTACCTCTTTTTCAGCTAGCAGGCGTTGAATTTCTAGCAACCCCATTAATTCATTTAAGCCAGGCCAGTCTAAATCCCAAACTGGTGCTAAATCGTCTCCATCTGCTAAACTACCTCGCTCAACCAGTAATTCTAAAAAGTAGCTATATTTAGCTTTAAATTCCAACAACAGCTTTTGAGCATCCAATGCTTGAATGCTCAAATTAGGTAAATCAGCTAATGGTGAGGGAATATCATTAACTTCTGAGAGCAATACATCTCCTAAAGAATGAGCCGGGTCTGTAGAAATTAACCGAATCTTTTCTTGAGGAAATCTTCTAGCCCAATCACGAGCGAAACTGCAAGAGATGGTAGTTTTTCCAACCCCACCTTTGCCGCTAAACATAACTAGATTTAGTGAATCGTAGTGGTTCATAATAAACTTAATAATTAAATAAAGTGATAAGGGGGAAGAGATTCACCCAAAATTAAATTCCAATGTGGGCAATATTGTTGCCAAGATAAAACCTGTTCTAAAAGTAAGGCTTTATCATAACGACTGACTAAAAGATAAATCCTTAATTCTTCTGCCTGTTGTTGAAATATCACAGATGATTGATAAATTTCTGTGATGAGATTAATTAGGCTATCTTTTTCCTCATTTTGGGCAATACTAAAGCTTTTTTGAGTTTCATAGTGTTGTTTTTTCGCTAAAAAATAATCTCTACCGCTTCCTACAGATACCTTTGCTGGCTCTGCGAAAACTTGGGGAATGAGTTTTAAAGTATATTCATTTTTATCTTGAATATCTTCTAGTTTTTCTAGATATTCTTGAGCATGAGCCTCTAGATGATTGAGCAAGGTTTCATGGGAAGTAAAATTAGTGCCGAAACGCAAAGGTAAAATTGTAGTTTGGCGAAATAGTTCACAAACAACGCGATCGTGATTTAACACCATTTTGATGACTTGATCATCATTATTTTGGTATGACTCTAAAGATATTTCCGGTTCAACAACGGCTGAGATATTCGTACCATTAATCAACATGACCTGACTAATATTACCCTGGGGCAAGTTTAAAGGAAAGTCAGGATTTTTGATAAAAGCGTAAGTGTAAAAATTCTGCGATCGCATCATGTTAACCTAACAAAAATATTTAAAATTTTAACCTCTAATAATCAGAATATATATCTTGACATAAAACTCAAAAATGGTCTGATTTTAGTTAAGGTATTTACATTACAAAAAACTTAGTTATAATGCTATCAATTATCCAGGTATTTCTAATGAAGAAAGTACGTAATCGCGGAGCAATCAGACCTAAAATTACTACAATGCCTCGGAGTAAATCTGAGTCTTCCCATCAATTAGAGCTTTATAAATTAGTTACAGAACAGCAACGAATTAAGCAAGAGTTGGAGTTTATTGAGCAACGTTCCGTGCTACTAAAACAACGCTTAATTACACTCAAAACCCAGATAGAAGATACGGAAAAAAATATTCGTTTTTTACGTACTTCCGAGTCAGGAGTGCCTATTGTAGCTCAGACCAAAAAAGTATTTGAACCCAACACTTACCAAGCTTTTGATATTGAATACTAAGCTTTTAAGATTAGCTTAATCAACCAATATAACAACAACTATTAAACTATTAACCCGCAAATGCGGGTTTTAAATTGTTTAATTTCACTGTCAACTAGAAGTAAGTTTGTAGTAAGGACTTTAGTCCTGATTATCTCGTCTATAAGCAATAAACCTCTTGCATAAATGCTGAAGCTGTCATGTTGAGCAAAGCAAAACATCTCAAAGATTATACATTTCATTCAGAATGACACATCTCATTTTCGGACTTTTGCAAGAGGTCTAAGAAATCACCTTAAGGTGATAAGACCAGATTTTCATTATCCTCATATTCTGCTCTAAACTGGGGTTGCTCTTGGTAAATGTCATTCACTTCAGATTCTGCTATAAACAGAGGTTGCATAACAAAATCATCATCATCTTCTTCTTGTTCTGCTTCCAATTCCGCCTCCAGACGCAATTCCTCTTCCAAAGCTTGAATTTTCAAAAGAAGTTCTTCTTCTTGCTCATCAAATTCATCTTCAGAAATTTCGCCCATATCAAATGATAATTGCAGGCTTAATAACTGTTTATTGAGATTTTCTTGAGCATCAAATTCAGTATTAGTCCTCTCTTGAATTTGTTCTCCAATCCACATCAGTCCATTAATTGGCCCCATCACTGGAAGTAGTAATATTTTTCCAAGCATAATTATCAACTCCTATTCAGAAATTTGAGCAAATGTATAAGGTGCAGTAAAGTTGTTGTAGCGAATGCGTAAGCGTTCAGCAAAGTTTTGGTCAATTGCTTCGACTCGTTCACTAAATAGAGATTCGTTTTCCCAAGGAATCAGAAAAGCAGCATTGTAAATCATGTCTTCTGTCATCGGGTCACTTTCTATCACCTCACTTGCTAGAGGTTTTAGCTCATTAAAGAAGGCTTGAATTACAGAGTCCTTGCGAGCCGCTAAATTACTTTCAATTAATTGACCAATGTGAATTATCTCCTCCATGCTTAATGTCTTACCTTCCATTTGGTCACGCTGCTGCTTCAAGCCTGGATTAGACTCCATCATTGCTTGTAATTCAGCCTTGGTATCCCAAAAAATCTTGACGCTCACTTCTCGCGTTCCGTTCAATTTTTGAAATAACTCTTGCAATTTATCCTTATATGGTTGGATAAGTTGTGTAATTACTGCGTCCCAATTTTTTACAACCAATCCAAACCGCAAAGGGAGAAGAGTTCTGAAACCTTCTTGCATTGCTTCTTCTAGGACTTTTTCATGACTGATTAAATTCCGACGAGATGCTAAGTATTTTTCTTTTTTTGCCTCTGAATATAAAAAAGTAAATCCATCAATGACCTGACTATAAACAGGTTGAGCATCCAATCCTTGAATAGCAAGTTCTTCAGGGATTGAATCAGGAAAAATGCCGTATAGATAAAAACCGCAATCCATGATTATCAAAAATACTTACGTTAATTACATTGGTTGTGAAGTTAAAACTAGTCGCAACTTCGCATGAATAAGATTGATTTGAGCTAGACCTAAATCTATTTCACCGTCTACAACAATTCCCGTATTTAAAAGACGGTCTAGTAGTTCTAGGACTGAAGGTTGAGTTCCCGGCTGACCAGGATAATAAGAGCCAGGTGAGGGTAAAAGAGTCCCAACATCTCCTAAATTTATATTCAAGTCTGCTGGGTCAATCTCAAAAATCTGACACAAATTTAAAACTTGTTCCTCTAACTTTTGCAAGCTTTCTGCTGCTCGCTCTAATTCAGATTCACTCAGGCATTCCTTTTCCATGCGCCGAATTACTTGCGCTTCCATCAGCTGACGTACAAGTTCCACTACAGTCAAAAGTAGAGGAACTAAACCCGCCTGGCTGTTAGCTTTAGAAGTGGTAGGTGGCAAGTTGGAAGAGTTTTCAACTGGAGTACAAACCATTGTCATGATGCCATCTACCTTTTCTAGTTATGAGTGCTGAGTGATGTTAGCGGTAGCGCGGCGTTTAGCCGGTGATGAGTGATGAGTTATGAGTCTAGATGTCAAACTGGGAATCATTTACCAATTTGACATTTGCCTCGTGTATTGGCTGGCAATCATTTTCAGTATTACTATCACTATTAACTGCTAATGTAACTGCCTCCTTTACATTGGCAGAGGTGAGTAAACGCAACTGTGTTTCTAAACTTTCCAGCCGTTGATGAAGTTGCTGGTTTTCCTCAATTAAATGTTGAGACTTACTACTGAGATAGGGGTCATTTTCCCACCAATTGATACCCATCTCACGCGCTTTATCAACGGAAGAAATTAACAGGCGAATGCGAATATGTATCAGTTCAGTTGAGGCGATAGATATAGAAATATCACCAGCAATCACAATTCCTTTATCTAAAACTCGTTCGAGAATATCTGCCAAGGTTGAACCTTGTGTAGATGTGGGCATAACTCGACTGGAGTTAGTTTGAGGACGTGTTGGCTGTAATGGGGTAGTAGTCACGATTAATTTGACTCTTCAATGGGATTTATACGGTTGTTAATCACTAAGCCTTGTTGCTGGATAGGCGCAGGATGTTCTTCAGTTGGCTGTTGCACAACTTCAGAATGGCCATTACTTAACGGAGAATCAGCCGCCACTGTTTCATCGGAAGCGACACGATGATGTGATTCCTCTATTCCTTGTATATGTAGGTGGTTGAGTAATTCTAAGAAAATTGTTGTAGCTTCGCTAGCAGACCAATTGGTGCGATTGAATAGCACATCTGCACAAATTTCTCGAAAATCTGTATTTTCTGGTAATACCAAAATATTGTGTTCCGCACATACTTTAGCAATCATTAAACAAGAGCGCAAACCGGAAGTCTTCTCTGCACCTGTACCCTGGCGGAATGCTCTAACTAACCGCACAATTAACTGTGCATCATCTCTAGAAATGCTAGTTTTATGAACTAATATCTCGGTTTGAGTTAGTTCATCTGGTTCTGGCATATTAATCGTTACCAACCTATCCATTAAAGCGTCCTGAGTGGAGTGGACTCCGCAGTATTCTTCTGGATTGGAGGTGAAAATAGCTCTAAAATGGGGATTAACGTGGAGGTATTCTGGCTGATTGCTACTAGGAGGAAGGGTGAGAATTTTTTCTTCTAAAGCTGATAGTAAGACGTTATTAACTTCAGGTCTGGAACGATTAAATTCGTCATAGACTAAGGTAAAACCTTCTCGACAAGCTAAAGTCAATCTAGAATCAACCCAAGTTTGTTTAAATTCGTCCTCAACTTTGAGAACGCTGTGAATGTAATTGTCCGTTAACTTTTTATGGGTGTAACCAGATTCACTGCCAATCAAATCAGAACTTTTAAATTCGTCATCACCGAAAAGTAACATGATTGGTCTATCTAAACAGTTAGCCAAGTGCATGGCTAAGGTTGTTTTACCTGCACCGGCTGGGCCACGTAAGTGAATAGCAAACCCTGATGTGAGATAACGCAACGCCCGCATTGCTACCTGCTCAATTGATGGTGTGACGACAAATTGCCCAGGACGAACACGAAGAACAGCTCTT from Nostoc sp. UHCC 0870 includes these protein-coding regions:
- a CDS encoding PAS domain S-box protein, with protein sequence MNHHSPLTILVIDDCAADREIYRHFLQHDRLYTYHIVEFETVTEAMGWCQQQTADVILLDYLLPDGDGLEFLQQLNQSLSMRKSAVIMLTEQGDESIAVRAMKSGVQDYLSKNYLTPEVLQGAIHHAVERVHLTRQLEQSRQQQQLMAAIALRIHQSLQLEEILAVTTAEVRQFLQVDRVVIYQFQPDMSGTIVAESIVPGWTVAMGVKVEDNCFQQRVKGDYHQWKRRAIADIYQAGLTDCYLKLLERFEVKAVLCVPILVTNELWGLLIAHQCTTPRHWQSFELDLLDQLGVQIAIAIQQGSAYEQAQAELQERKRTEATFRESEQRFRQMADTAPVLIWMAGLDKLCYYFNKTWLDFTGKTLEQEAGDGWVQGVHPNDLLACLDIYFTAFDARQKFQMEYRLKRFDGEYRWILDTGTPRFTSEGEFLGYIGSCIDISERKQVEQALRRNEERLNLALDAAGMGNWEWNIPTGAIHWSPSLERLFGINPGSFNGKYETVVAMMHPDDRQRVLQAINRAVHEREEYNIEFRFIKPDGTPRWALGKGRVFYDQQGNPVRMSGVDVDITERKQVQVALQESEARFQTFMNHSPAVAWITNEHGQIVYLSQTYFRTLQLPGETPEDVIGKTAFDIYPAEIAQQIVNNIRHVVQTQQIQETIEQAPKRDGTLGDFLVYKFPLPRTTGESLVGGVAVDITDKIRAEQALQQLNQELETRVAERTAALQESEERWHLAVRGSNDGIWDNNIKTNEIFFSTRWEEMLGFTSYELSRSREGWSSRIHPEDHDRIIKVIADHLAHKTPFFQEEYRVQCKDGSYIWVLDRGQALWDEAGNAIRMSGSSTDITRRKQAEAELLEVSRLQQAILECTDYAIISLNSQGIIQSFNIAAQRMLGYTADEVIGRVTPEIFHDPKELKQEAERLSQKLGREIPPGVEFFQIVAQIESSYEQEWTYIRQDGSRFPVLLSIKVLYNLEGETIGCLGTAKDITQQKHLESQLRKNTANLATAQRIADMGSWEFDLQTQKIIWSEEVFRIFGYDPASGTPSYEELLQSTHPDDRDNFNFTVQQTIINGQPYQIESRFTRADGSLLHVLARGEAILNANGEPMRLFGIVQDITASKQVEEALRQSEHRYATLAEASPVAILRFDTAGNCIYVNERWSEMTGRPTHTALEKGWMEVLHPEDRDHLVFLFCCLQFTQWIESLQLKDDSRLLVEWSRLFKQGGFFRSEGRLVNSDGSIIWVYCQALPETNPSGNIIGHVGTLTDISDRKQFELEVIQNRDLREAIFNESADAIFLVDTDTQLIFDCNRRAVELFEASSKEELINIDGHTLQRHQFTPQELGEITEQLEQKSFWSQEIEYVTSKGNLFWGNLAAKQITVAGKVINLVRVSDISDRKKTIEQIQRSLEEKDTLLKEIHHRVKNNLQIISSLLRMQTRRTGDETTLMLFQESQNRVQSMALIHEQLYQSADICQIDFGDYIRSLTDNLFRSYGVSQRKITLNVETNGIKLTLDNAIPCGLMINELVSNCLKYAFPEQQQGNITICLEAVPENQIILIVKDNGVGIPETFDWQNSNTLGLRIVRNLTRQLKGNMILKRDRGTSFYIYFAQ
- a CDS encoding AAA family ATPase, which gives rise to MSELFKGFEQLLELVKTLEDKIEKGEIKTDVQINSRPMSGIPRSRGIPRPNNMGNDIGTSRIRTQPAPNPNGGGGGGDAEVVPPPDSPSGDALKDVGGLGEILKELKELIAIPLKRPDLLAKLGLEATRGVLLVGPPGTGKTLTARALAEELGVNYIALVGPEVISKYYGEAEQRLRGIFEKAAKNAPCIIFIDEIDSLAPDRSAVEGEVEKRLVAQLLSLMDGFSHSQGVIVLAATNRPEHLDPALRRPGRFDREVQFRVPDVKGRREILQILSRAMPLEETVDLDAIAERAVGFVGADLKAVCQKAAYTALRRQIPSIEGDIPENMTVSQADFLQALKEIKPAVLRSVEVEVPHIAWEDIGGLDNIKQTLRESVEGALLYPELYLQTKALAPKGILLWGPPGTGKTLLAKAVASQARANFIGVNGPELLSRWVGASEQAVRELFAKARQAEPCVVFIDEIDTLAPARGSFSGDSGVNDRVVGQLLTELDGIEVGSTILVIGATNRPDALDPALLRAGRLDLQMKVDLPDLASRLAILEVHCQGRPLQDVDLPYWAEMTKDWNGADLTLLSNQAAVEAIRRFRSEGLTDPTEIKISTDDFNYAYQVLTEQRAG
- a CDS encoding ArsA family ATPase, producing the protein MNHYDSLNLVMFSGKGGVGKTTISCSFARDWARRFPQEKIRLISTDPAHSLGDVLLSEVNDIPSPLADLPNLSIQALDAQKLLLEFKAKYSYFLELLVERGSLADGDDLAPVWDLDWPGLNELMGLLEIQRLLAEKEVDRVVVDMAPSGHTLNLLRLKDFLDVILNSLELFQEKHRVITKTFRGSYTADEVDNFLVEMKTQLAEGRRLLQDETFTGCLVVGISEPMCFLETERFINSLETLEVPYAGLFINRVLTNADIELDRYAEQQNLIKKYLELVPNQPVFIVPQQRVEPLGGVSLDALASQIQKIESVELAPPPTIQWPNKVLPSFNDFLNEGCQLIIVGGKGGVGKTTVAAAIAWASAQQHPQKRIRVISIDPAHSLGDAFGKEFGHEPTSLASNLSGQEIDANRVLEQFRSDYLWELADMISGEGSQTETTVNVAYVPEAWRQIMSQALPGIDEMLSLVTVMDLLDSNQQDLIILDTAPTGHLLSFLEMPSALGDWLSWIFKLWIKYQDVLGRVDFIGRLRHLRQQVVQAQKKLKNPQHTQFIGVIQSEAAIISEHIRLTESLKKMGVSQRYVVQNRYSQEVEIDGSLFPEQTIIRLPGLPRSVEPIARIQGAANLLFEVEELTANKR
- a CDS encoding GvpL/GvpF family gas vesicle protein, translating into MMRSQNFYTYAFIKNPDFPLNLPQGNISQVMLINGTNISAVVEPEISLESYQNNDDQVIKMVLNHDRVVCELFRQTTILPLRFGTNFTSHETLLNHLEAHAQEYLEKLEDIQDKNEYTLKLIPQVFAEPAKVSVGSGRDYFLAKKQHYETQKSFSIAQNEEKDSLINLITEIYQSSVIFQQQAEELRIYLLVSRYDKALLLEQVLSWQQYCPHWNLILGESLPPYHFI
- a CDS encoding gas vesicle protein, which codes for MKKVRNRGAIRPKITTMPRSKSESSHQLELYKLVTEQQRIKQELEFIEQRSVLLKQRLITLKTQIEDTEKNIRFLRTSESGVPIVAQTKKVFEPNTYQAFDIEY
- a CDS encoding gas vesicle protein GvpG, with amino-acid sequence MLGKILLLPVMGPINGLMWIGEQIQERTNTEFDAQENLNKQLLSLQLSFDMGEISEDEFDEQEEELLLKIQALEEELRLEAELEAEQEEDDDDFVMQPLFIAESEVNDIYQEQPQFRAEYEDNENLVLSP
- a CDS encoding GvpL/GvpF family gas vesicle protein; the encoded protein is MDCGFYLYGIFPDSIPEELAIQGLDAQPVYSQVIDGFTFLYSEAKKEKYLASRRNLISHEKVLEEAMQEGFRTLLPLRFGLVVKNWDAVITQLIQPYKDKLQELFQKLNGTREVSVKIFWDTKAELQAMMESNPGLKQQRDQMEGKTLSMEEIIHIGQLIESNLAARKDSVIQAFFNELKPLASEVIESDPMTEDMIYNAAFLIPWENESLFSERVEAIDQNFAERLRIRYNNFTAPYTFAQISE
- a CDS encoding gas vesicle protein K encodes the protein MVCTPVENSSNLPPTTSKANSQAGLVPLLLTVVELVRQLMEAQVIRRMEKECLSESELERAAESLQKLEEQVLNLCQIFEIDPADLNINLGDVGTLLPSPGSYYPGQPGTQPSVLELLDRLLNTGIVVDGEIDLGLAQINLIHAKLRLVLTSQPM